One Candidatus Hydrogenedentota bacterium genomic region harbors:
- a CDS encoding L-lactate dehydrogenase — MEKLVLTEERRRTEHAGHPIPCVRRTAIIGVGAVGSTTAYAMLQAGTADELILYDYDPHRAEGEYMDLQHCLPFTHHSAMSVRNVDEIEDCGLVIVTAGAGQKPGESRLDLVKRNADIFATFFPLLSENNPDAIFLIITNPVDVMTRVALTLSGLPAQQVIGSGTVLDTARFRTLISLHCRILPRHVHAVVIGEHGDSEVMVWSRASIGTYRVSEYCNYVGIPLTAEDIERINSDVRTAAYKIIERKGATHFAIGVATNMIAQALSTNESSMYTVSRRCEGIFGLQDVCLSVPTLMDQRGAHTHMEIGLSPAEHKALLRSGDVLNEVYEGLGL; from the coding sequence ATGGAAAAGCTAGTACTCACAGAGGAGCGCCGGAGGACGGAGCACGCGGGGCATCCCATACCGTGCGTCAGACGGACGGCCATTATCGGCGTGGGCGCAGTTGGCTCCACGACCGCTTACGCAATGCTTCAGGCGGGGACGGCCGATGAGCTGATACTCTATGACTACGACCCTCATCGCGCCGAAGGCGAATACATGGACCTCCAACACTGTCTACCCTTCACTCATCATTCGGCCATGTCGGTGCGCAATGTGGATGAGATCGAGGATTGCGGTCTCGTGATCGTGACGGCCGGCGCAGGACAGAAGCCCGGTGAATCGCGTTTAGACCTGGTAAAGCGAAACGCTGACATATTTGCGACGTTCTTTCCCTTGCTGTCCGAGAACAACCCCGACGCCATTTTCTTGATTATTACGAATCCCGTGGATGTCATGACGCGCGTCGCGTTGACACTTAGCGGCTTGCCCGCGCAACAGGTCATCGGCTCGGGAACGGTGCTCGATACCGCGCGTTTCCGCACCCTCATCAGCTTGCACTGCCGCATTCTTCCCCGTCACGTGCACGCCGTGGTCATCGGCGAGCATGGCGACAGCGAGGTCATGGTGTGGAGCCGCGCGAGCATCGGCACCTACCGTGTCAGCGAGTACTGCAACTACGTGGGAATCCCTCTGACCGCCGAAGACATCGAGCGCATCAACAGCGACGTTCGCACTGCGGCCTACAAAATCATCGAGCGCAAAGGCGCCACCCATTTCGCTATTGGAGTCGCCACCAACATGATCGCGCAGGCGTTGTCCACGAACGAGAGCTCGATGTACACGGTGAGCCGCCGGTGCGAAGGCATATTCGGCTTGCAGGACGTCTGCCTGTCGGTGCCTACGCTCATGGACCAGCGTGGCGCGCACACCCACATGGAGATAGGCTTGTCGCCTGCCGAACATAAAGCGCTTCTGCGCAGCGGCGATGTACTGAACGAGGTCTACGAAGGCCTCGGTCTCTGA
- a CDS encoding family 78 glycoside hydrolase catalytic domain produces MVSGAATDDFGEAKWLRDPIFENIGVIDVFHKENAPKPELSGPRNVHTLMRKEIALSGAPSAATLVITGDDYYKFYINGAFLVQGPEPGYPFAYPYYKLDVTAALQAGDNTLAAHVYYQGLLNRVWNSADNRAGFMMTLNVIYSDGSSQTFATDESWKLYTLTAFPTGRTIGYETQFAEDIDMRAIPVGWRETGFDDTGWQAPLCGRQDHVFVKQMTPPLEHWRANPVVVEKKAEGHYFYDFGQEIVGHTRIRIRGPEGHKLEVRHGEELSEPLTVRYDMRAKCLYQEFPILSGREETIEFFDYRAFRYMEILNAPTEPEVWVDVRHHPFDPEAATFNASDGLLMQIWQLCKNGVQCGAQGSFLDCPSREKGQYLGDALITGHSHVVLTGDGSLLAKAIQDFALSRRVCPGLMAVAPGSFMQEIAEYSLQWPLVVRNYYDYTGDGVFVQHMLDEVLPGLFAYFGGFESESGLLTGMTEKWVLVDWPDNLRDGYDYDYAKHRENAVLNAFYYASLQAAATLCRDLGRDPEPYEGKAEMVRAAFVRRLLDADTRLFVDAPGSKHSSLHANALPLAFGLVPEDSVPAIVNLIRRKRLSCGVYIAPFVIEACFRAGEPELAYDLITSKDEHSWHEMLRNGATTCMEAWGPEQKWNTSWCHPWSSGPVYLIAERVVGLRPAEPGWRRIAFEPRIPAALDRVEFHVSVPQGTIDVKFSRDTGFALTAPPGVPVRSDVPDGTRVVIMHTPQQLSGRQREILQAQGWQDRVGENAGLWVSVDDQTLRIVRGKNIIWESPCATAEKGTGSEMDSLKTPLGWHEVSAKTGKGAPWGQVFRSGAPTAEVWQDGQDTTEDLVLTRILFLDGLEPGLNRGGNVDSRGRYIYIHGTNNEAALGTPSSHGCVRVRNDDVIALYELVTEGTKVLITQNQQNSQ; encoded by the coding sequence ATGGTATCTGGTGCTGCAACGGATGATTTCGGTGAGGCCAAGTGGCTGCGGGATCCTATATTCGAGAATATCGGCGTTATCGATGTGTTTCACAAGGAGAACGCTCCCAAACCCGAGCTATCGGGCCCGCGCAACGTCCATACGCTCATGCGCAAGGAAATCGCGCTTTCCGGCGCGCCGTCCGCGGCGACACTGGTTATCACGGGGGACGACTACTATAAGTTTTACATCAACGGAGCGTTTCTGGTGCAGGGGCCCGAACCCGGCTATCCGTTCGCCTATCCCTATTACAAGCTCGATGTGACTGCGGCGCTTCAGGCCGGCGATAACACACTCGCCGCACACGTCTACTACCAGGGACTCCTGAATCGAGTCTGGAACAGCGCCGACAATCGCGCGGGTTTCATGATGACGCTGAACGTCATATATTCCGATGGTTCGAGCCAGACATTTGCCACGGACGAGTCGTGGAAACTCTACACGCTGACCGCTTTCCCCACAGGCCGCACCATTGGCTACGAAACGCAGTTCGCCGAGGATATCGACATGCGCGCGATCCCCGTGGGCTGGCGCGAGACCGGATTCGACGATACGGGATGGCAGGCGCCCCTGTGCGGGAGGCAGGACCACGTGTTCGTCAAACAGATGACCCCGCCCCTCGAACATTGGCGCGCCAACCCCGTTGTTGTCGAGAAGAAAGCCGAAGGCCACTATTTCTACGATTTTGGACAGGAGATTGTCGGTCATACGCGCATCCGGATTCGGGGCCCTGAGGGGCACAAGCTCGAGGTGCGTCATGGCGAGGAACTGTCGGAGCCTCTCACCGTACGCTATGACATGCGCGCCAAATGCCTCTACCAGGAGTTCCCGATCCTCTCGGGGCGCGAGGAGACCATCGAGTTTTTTGACTACCGGGCGTTTCGTTACATGGAAATCCTCAACGCGCCAACGGAACCGGAAGTCTGGGTAGATGTGCGGCACCACCCGTTCGACCCCGAGGCCGCCACGTTCAATGCTTCCGACGGCCTGCTCATGCAAATCTGGCAGCTCTGCAAGAACGGGGTCCAGTGTGGTGCACAGGGCAGCTTCCTCGATTGCCCGTCCCGCGAAAAAGGCCAGTACCTTGGCGATGCCCTTATCACGGGCCATTCCCACGTGGTGCTTACGGGCGACGGGTCGCTTCTGGCGAAGGCCATCCAGGATTTTGCCTTGTCCCGGCGGGTTTGTCCCGGATTGATGGCCGTAGCCCCGGGAAGTTTCATGCAAGAGATTGCCGAGTACTCCCTGCAATGGCCCTTGGTGGTCCGCAACTATTACGACTACACCGGCGACGGTGTATTTGTTCAGCACATGCTCGACGAGGTGCTTCCGGGGCTATTTGCCTATTTCGGGGGATTCGAGTCTGAAAGCGGTCTCCTGACAGGCATGACCGAGAAATGGGTGCTGGTCGACTGGCCCGACAATCTCCGCGACGGGTACGACTATGACTACGCGAAACACCGGGAGAATGCGGTTCTGAACGCGTTTTACTATGCTTCGCTGCAGGCGGCTGCCACTTTGTGCCGTGACCTCGGCCGGGACCCGGAACCGTATGAGGGCAAAGCGGAAATGGTGCGCGCGGCTTTCGTCCGACGTCTTCTTGACGCAGATACCCGTTTGTTTGTCGACGCCCCGGGGTCCAAACATAGTTCGTTGCATGCAAATGCGTTGCCCCTTGCGTTCGGACTTGTCCCCGAGGACTCCGTTCCCGCTATCGTGAACCTGATCCGCCGGAAACGCCTGAGTTGCGGCGTGTACATAGCGCCGTTCGTTATCGAGGCGTGTTTCCGCGCCGGCGAGCCGGAGCTGGCCTACGACCTCATCACGTCGAAAGACGAACACTCCTGGCACGAAATGCTCCGCAACGGCGCAACCACCTGCATGGAAGCCTGGGGACCCGAGCAGAAGTGGAATACGAGCTGGTGCCATCCATGGAGCAGCGGTCCGGTCTATCTGATTGCCGAACGCGTGGTCGGATTGCGTCCGGCTGAACCCGGATGGCGGCGCATCGCCTTCGAGCCGCGTATCCCCGCCGCACTGGACCGAGTCGAGTTTCATGTCTCCGTCCCTCAAGGCACGATCGACGTGAAATTCAGCCGGGACACGGGATTCGCCCTTACGGCGCCACCCGGAGTTCCTGTCCGTAGTGATGTGCCGGACGGGACCCGCGTGGTCATCATGCATACGCCTCAACAACTCTCCGGGCGCCAACGCGAAATCCTTCAGGCGCAAGGCTGGCAGGACCGTGTCGGTGAAAATGCAGGGCTTTGGGTCTCGGTGGATGACCAGACCCTGCGCATTGTGCGCGGCAAGAACATCATCTGGGAAAGCCCCTGTGCGACCGCCGAAAAAGGAACGGGGTCGGAGATGGACAGTCTCAAGACCCCTCTCGGATGGCACGAAGTGTCCGCGAAAACCGGCAAAGGCGCTCCTTGGGGCCAGGTCTTCCGAAGCGGTGCCCCAACCGCCGAAGTGTGGCAGGACGGGCAAGATACCACCGAAGACCTTGTGCTCACGCGAATCTTGTTTCTTGACGGCCTTGAACCGGGGCTCAACAGAGGCGGCAACGTCGACTCCCGGGGTCGCTATATCTACATCCACGGAACCAACAACGAAGCCGCCCTCGGCACCCCGTCATCCCACGGCTGTGTCCGCGTCCGGAACGACGACGTCATCGCTCTCTACGAACTGGTCACCGAAGGCACAAAGGTGCTCATCACTCAAAATCAACAGAACAGCCAATAG